A part of Dreissena polymorpha isolate Duluth1 chromosome 13, UMN_Dpol_1.0, whole genome shotgun sequence genomic DNA contains:
- the LOC127854870 gene encoding uncharacterized protein LOC127854870 isoform X5: protein MSGHLETESGDLTAGDHRQPRALNVCRSDVGDDGIDKSRILKTIVCGQVNKETAAEPRPIRSISGFPGKDDVTIELRPFKHQVGGHTCVLEIGQTTICKPYVERESWFYANAPDALKQFIPKYLGETYVSCEVKDSRKCLMATVPRALIKNDDMSRYENAGTCDFLVAKRRKKQPKSDVLTNDCILQETPKLRSWSSTCVERQISRYGFWANNQPQRFIMLENLVWDCVKPCLMDLKMGKRQFSENESEEKRMLKERRCTETTSASLGFRICGSQSYRIQTSTYTFHDKYYGRSLNELGTKEELRHFFHNGLFLRCDVIEKIIEKIVSLERVLNKEKHFHLHSTSLLLLYDGHVADDVISVASNHVIKKKDVTDVIRKVDDNNISISSLSYGLSTPSVCSNENTNSDVRNKALTLNPIIDVKISSSVSPKRESCFDHCDISDSGTVGKEHRAFSHVESLSVEKCIVDVLRSENNHVENAPVQTPNMSRRNVESIEIPSEINTIVTKTLHSDHVTHASKQRVFTSNAEQQCRVDMRLIDFANASDKTSDMENGENRPILFGLGNLKAILNEILKEEIHNQ, encoded by the exons ATGTCGGGACATCTGGAGACGGAATCAGGTGACCTCACTGCCGGCGATCACAGACAACCCAGAGCGCTGAACGTTTGCCGTTCTGACGTTGGTGACGACGGCATCGACAAGTCGCGAATTCTGAAGACGATTGTGTGCGGTCAAGTTAACAAAGAAACGGCAGCGGAACCTCGTCCAATCAGGTCGATTTCCGGTTTCCCGGGTAAAGATGACGTTACGATTGAACTTCGACCTTTCAAGCACCAAGTTGGAGGTCACACGTGCGTTCTGGAGATTGGGCAGACGACAATCTGTAAACCGTACGTCGAGCGGGAGAGCTGGTTCTATGCGAACGCCCCGGACGCATTGAAGCAATTCATTCCAAAGTATTTAG GTGAGACTTACGTAAGCTGCGAAGTGAAGGATTCACGGAAGTGCCTCATGGCGACCGTGCCGCGCGCGCTGATAAAAAACGACGACATGTCCCGCTACGAAAACGCGGGCACGTGCGACTTCCTGGTTGCCAAGCGACGGAAGAAGCAGCCGAAAAGCGACGTACTGACGAATGATTG TATACTCCAAGAGACTCCGAAACTCCGCTCATGGAGTAGCACGTGCGTTGAAAGACAGATCAGTCGCTATGGATTCTGGGCCAACAACCAGCCTCAAC GTTTTATCATGCTTGAAAATCTCGTCTGGGACTGCGTCAAGCCGTGTCTTATGGATCTAAAAATGGGCAAACGACAATTCAGCGAAAATGAAAGCGAGGAAAAGCGGATGTTGAAAGAGCGCAGGTGCACGGAAACCACTTCCGCCTCGCTGGGTTTTCGAATCTGCGGGAGTCAG AGTTATCGGATCCAAACATCCACCTACACTTTCCATGACAAGTACTACGGGCGTTCACTTAACGAGCTTGGCACAAAAGAGGAGCTACGTCATTTCTTTCACAACGGCCTCTTTCTGCGATGTGACGTCATAGAAAAAATTATTGAGAAAATTGTGTCACTCGAACGTGTTCTTAATAAGGAAAAACATTTCCATCTGCATTCCACATCGTTGCTGCTGTTATATGACGGGCATGTTGCTGATGACGTCATCAGTGTCGCTAGCAATCACGTCATTAAAAAGAAAGATGTGACGGATGTGATTCGGAAAGTAGATGACAATAATATTTCTATTAGCTCATTATCCTACGGTCTTTCGACTCCGTCAGTGTGTTCGAACGAAAATACAAATAGTGATGTACGAAATAAAGCGCTGACGTTAAATCCAATCATTGACGTTAAAATATCGTCAAGCGTCTCGCCAAAACGCGAGTCATGTTTCGACCACTGTGATATCTCTGACAGTGGAACGGTCGGCAAAGAGCATCGCGCTTTTTCTCACGTCGAGTCCCTGTCCGTGGAAAAATGCATCGTCGACGTCCTACGAAGTGAAAATAATCACGTAGAAAACGCGCCGGTGCAAACTCCAAACATGTCGAGACGGAATGTAGAAAGCATAGAAATTCCTTCAGAAATTAACACGATTGTCACAAAGACATTACATTCGGATCACGTGACACATGCTAGTAAACAGCGAGTGTTCACTTCCAATGCTGAGCAACAATGTAGGGTCGATATGAGGTTAATAGACTTCGCTAATGCTAGTGATAAAACGTCCGACATGGAGAATGGAGAGAATCGACCGATTCTGTTTGGATTAGGAAACCTTAAGGCTATTCTCAATGAAATTCTCAAAGAAGAGATCCATAATCAGTAA
- the LOC127854870 gene encoding uncharacterized protein LOC127854870 isoform X1 produces MVTRVIARKTVCDLLKLINALSTEAASSSLRTIAAFKHLIMSGHLETESGDLTAGDHRQPRALNVCRSDVGDDGIDKSRILKTIVCGQVNKETAAEPRPIRSISGFPGKDDVTIELRPFKHQVGGHTCVLEIGQTTICKPYVERESWFYANAPDALKQFIPKYLGETYVSCEVKDSRKCLMATVPRALIKNDDMSRYENAGTCDFLVAKRRKKQPKSDVLTNDCILQETPKLRSWSSTCVERQISRYGFWANNQPQRFIMLENLVWDCVKPCLMDLKMGKRQFSENESEEKRMLKERRCTETTSASLGFRICGSQSYRIQTSTYTFHDKYYGRSLNELGTKEELRHFFHNGLFLRCDVIEKIIEKIVSLERVLNKEKHFHLHSTSLLLLYDGHVADDVISVASNHVIKKKDVTDVIRKVDDNNISISSLSYGLSTPSVCSNENTNSDVRNKALTLNPIIDVKISSSVSPKRESCFDHCDISDSGTVGKEHRAFSHVESLSVEKCIVDVLRSENNHVENAPVQTPNMSRRNVESIEIPSEINTIVTKTLHSDHVTHASKQRVFTSNAEQQCRVDMRLIDFANASDKTSDMENGENRPILFGLGNLKAILNEILKEEIHNQ; encoded by the exons CACTTAATCATGTCGGGACATCTGGAGACGGAATCAGGTGACCTCACTGCCGGCGATCACAGACAACCCAGAGCGCTGAACGTTTGCCGTTCTGACGTTGGTGACGACGGCATCGACAAGTCGCGAATTCTGAAGACGATTGTGTGCGGTCAAGTTAACAAAGAAACGGCAGCGGAACCTCGTCCAATCAGGTCGATTTCCGGTTTCCCGGGTAAAGATGACGTTACGATTGAACTTCGACCTTTCAAGCACCAAGTTGGAGGTCACACGTGCGTTCTGGAGATTGGGCAGACGACAATCTGTAAACCGTACGTCGAGCGGGAGAGCTGGTTCTATGCGAACGCCCCGGACGCATTGAAGCAATTCATTCCAAAGTATTTAG GTGAGACTTACGTAAGCTGCGAAGTGAAGGATTCACGGAAGTGCCTCATGGCGACCGTGCCGCGCGCGCTGATAAAAAACGACGACATGTCCCGCTACGAAAACGCGGGCACGTGCGACTTCCTGGTTGCCAAGCGACGGAAGAAGCAGCCGAAAAGCGACGTACTGACGAATGATTG TATACTCCAAGAGACTCCGAAACTCCGCTCATGGAGTAGCACGTGCGTTGAAAGACAGATCAGTCGCTATGGATTCTGGGCCAACAACCAGCCTCAAC GTTTTATCATGCTTGAAAATCTCGTCTGGGACTGCGTCAAGCCGTGTCTTATGGATCTAAAAATGGGCAAACGACAATTCAGCGAAAATGAAAGCGAGGAAAAGCGGATGTTGAAAGAGCGCAGGTGCACGGAAACCACTTCCGCCTCGCTGGGTTTTCGAATCTGCGGGAGTCAG AGTTATCGGATCCAAACATCCACCTACACTTTCCATGACAAGTACTACGGGCGTTCACTTAACGAGCTTGGCACAAAAGAGGAGCTACGTCATTTCTTTCACAACGGCCTCTTTCTGCGATGTGACGTCATAGAAAAAATTATTGAGAAAATTGTGTCACTCGAACGTGTTCTTAATAAGGAAAAACATTTCCATCTGCATTCCACATCGTTGCTGCTGTTATATGACGGGCATGTTGCTGATGACGTCATCAGTGTCGCTAGCAATCACGTCATTAAAAAGAAAGATGTGACGGATGTGATTCGGAAAGTAGATGACAATAATATTTCTATTAGCTCATTATCCTACGGTCTTTCGACTCCGTCAGTGTGTTCGAACGAAAATACAAATAGTGATGTACGAAATAAAGCGCTGACGTTAAATCCAATCATTGACGTTAAAATATCGTCAAGCGTCTCGCCAAAACGCGAGTCATGTTTCGACCACTGTGATATCTCTGACAGTGGAACGGTCGGCAAAGAGCATCGCGCTTTTTCTCACGTCGAGTCCCTGTCCGTGGAAAAATGCATCGTCGACGTCCTACGAAGTGAAAATAATCACGTAGAAAACGCGCCGGTGCAAACTCCAAACATGTCGAGACGGAATGTAGAAAGCATAGAAATTCCTTCAGAAATTAACACGATTGTCACAAAGACATTACATTCGGATCACGTGACACATGCTAGTAAACAGCGAGTGTTCACTTCCAATGCTGAGCAACAATGTAGGGTCGATATGAGGTTAATAGACTTCGCTAATGCTAGTGATAAAACGTCCGACATGGAGAATGGAGAGAATCGACCGATTCTGTTTGGATTAGGAAACCTTAAGGCTATTCTCAATGAAATTCTCAAAGAAGAGATCCATAATCAGTAA
- the LOC127854870 gene encoding uncharacterized protein LOC127854870 isoform X3, with protein sequence MFATWDWLQKHLIMSGHLETESGDLTAGDHRQPRALNVCRSDVGDDGIDKSRILKTIVCGQVNKETAAEPRPIRSISGFPGKDDVTIELRPFKHQVGGHTCVLEIGQTTICKPYVERESWFYANAPDALKQFIPKYLGETYVSCEVKDSRKCLMATVPRALIKNDDMSRYENAGTCDFLVAKRRKKQPKSDVLTNDCILQETPKLRSWSSTCVERQISRYGFWANNQPQRFIMLENLVWDCVKPCLMDLKMGKRQFSENESEEKRMLKERRCTETTSASLGFRICGSQSYRIQTSTYTFHDKYYGRSLNELGTKEELRHFFHNGLFLRCDVIEKIIEKIVSLERVLNKEKHFHLHSTSLLLLYDGHVADDVISVASNHVIKKKDVTDVIRKVDDNNISISSLSYGLSTPSVCSNENTNSDVRNKALTLNPIIDVKISSSVSPKRESCFDHCDISDSGTVGKEHRAFSHVESLSVEKCIVDVLRSENNHVENAPVQTPNMSRRNVESIEIPSEINTIVTKTLHSDHVTHASKQRVFTSNAEQQCRVDMRLIDFANASDKTSDMENGENRPILFGLGNLKAILNEILKEEIHNQ encoded by the exons CACTTAATCATGTCGGGACATCTGGAGACGGAATCAGGTGACCTCACTGCCGGCGATCACAGACAACCCAGAGCGCTGAACGTTTGCCGTTCTGACGTTGGTGACGACGGCATCGACAAGTCGCGAATTCTGAAGACGATTGTGTGCGGTCAAGTTAACAAAGAAACGGCAGCGGAACCTCGTCCAATCAGGTCGATTTCCGGTTTCCCGGGTAAAGATGACGTTACGATTGAACTTCGACCTTTCAAGCACCAAGTTGGAGGTCACACGTGCGTTCTGGAGATTGGGCAGACGACAATCTGTAAACCGTACGTCGAGCGGGAGAGCTGGTTCTATGCGAACGCCCCGGACGCATTGAAGCAATTCATTCCAAAGTATTTAG GTGAGACTTACGTAAGCTGCGAAGTGAAGGATTCACGGAAGTGCCTCATGGCGACCGTGCCGCGCGCGCTGATAAAAAACGACGACATGTCCCGCTACGAAAACGCGGGCACGTGCGACTTCCTGGTTGCCAAGCGACGGAAGAAGCAGCCGAAAAGCGACGTACTGACGAATGATTG TATACTCCAAGAGACTCCGAAACTCCGCTCATGGAGTAGCACGTGCGTTGAAAGACAGATCAGTCGCTATGGATTCTGGGCCAACAACCAGCCTCAAC GTTTTATCATGCTTGAAAATCTCGTCTGGGACTGCGTCAAGCCGTGTCTTATGGATCTAAAAATGGGCAAACGACAATTCAGCGAAAATGAAAGCGAGGAAAAGCGGATGTTGAAAGAGCGCAGGTGCACGGAAACCACTTCCGCCTCGCTGGGTTTTCGAATCTGCGGGAGTCAG AGTTATCGGATCCAAACATCCACCTACACTTTCCATGACAAGTACTACGGGCGTTCACTTAACGAGCTTGGCACAAAAGAGGAGCTACGTCATTTCTTTCACAACGGCCTCTTTCTGCGATGTGACGTCATAGAAAAAATTATTGAGAAAATTGTGTCACTCGAACGTGTTCTTAATAAGGAAAAACATTTCCATCTGCATTCCACATCGTTGCTGCTGTTATATGACGGGCATGTTGCTGATGACGTCATCAGTGTCGCTAGCAATCACGTCATTAAAAAGAAAGATGTGACGGATGTGATTCGGAAAGTAGATGACAATAATATTTCTATTAGCTCATTATCCTACGGTCTTTCGACTCCGTCAGTGTGTTCGAACGAAAATACAAATAGTGATGTACGAAATAAAGCGCTGACGTTAAATCCAATCATTGACGTTAAAATATCGTCAAGCGTCTCGCCAAAACGCGAGTCATGTTTCGACCACTGTGATATCTCTGACAGTGGAACGGTCGGCAAAGAGCATCGCGCTTTTTCTCACGTCGAGTCCCTGTCCGTGGAAAAATGCATCGTCGACGTCCTACGAAGTGAAAATAATCACGTAGAAAACGCGCCGGTGCAAACTCCAAACATGTCGAGACGGAATGTAGAAAGCATAGAAATTCCTTCAGAAATTAACACGATTGTCACAAAGACATTACATTCGGATCACGTGACACATGCTAGTAAACAGCGAGTGTTCACTTCCAATGCTGAGCAACAATGTAGGGTCGATATGAGGTTAATAGACTTCGCTAATGCTAGTGATAAAACGTCCGACATGGAGAATGGAGAGAATCGACCGATTCTGTTTGGATTAGGAAACCTTAAGGCTATTCTCAATGAAATTCTCAAAGAAGAGATCCATAATCAGTAA
- the LOC127854870 gene encoding uncharacterized protein LOC127854870 isoform X4, whose product MHLIMSGHLETESGDLTAGDHRQPRALNVCRSDVGDDGIDKSRILKTIVCGQVNKETAAEPRPIRSISGFPGKDDVTIELRPFKHQVGGHTCVLEIGQTTICKPYVERESWFYANAPDALKQFIPKYLGETYVSCEVKDSRKCLMATVPRALIKNDDMSRYENAGTCDFLVAKRRKKQPKSDVLTNDCILQETPKLRSWSSTCVERQISRYGFWANNQPQRFIMLENLVWDCVKPCLMDLKMGKRQFSENESEEKRMLKERRCTETTSASLGFRICGSQSYRIQTSTYTFHDKYYGRSLNELGTKEELRHFFHNGLFLRCDVIEKIIEKIVSLERVLNKEKHFHLHSTSLLLLYDGHVADDVISVASNHVIKKKDVTDVIRKVDDNNISISSLSYGLSTPSVCSNENTNSDVRNKALTLNPIIDVKISSSVSPKRESCFDHCDISDSGTVGKEHRAFSHVESLSVEKCIVDVLRSENNHVENAPVQTPNMSRRNVESIEIPSEINTIVTKTLHSDHVTHASKQRVFTSNAEQQCRVDMRLIDFANASDKTSDMENGENRPILFGLGNLKAILNEILKEEIHNQ is encoded by the exons CACTTAATCATGTCGGGACATCTGGAGACGGAATCAGGTGACCTCACTGCCGGCGATCACAGACAACCCAGAGCGCTGAACGTTTGCCGTTCTGACGTTGGTGACGACGGCATCGACAAGTCGCGAATTCTGAAGACGATTGTGTGCGGTCAAGTTAACAAAGAAACGGCAGCGGAACCTCGTCCAATCAGGTCGATTTCCGGTTTCCCGGGTAAAGATGACGTTACGATTGAACTTCGACCTTTCAAGCACCAAGTTGGAGGTCACACGTGCGTTCTGGAGATTGGGCAGACGACAATCTGTAAACCGTACGTCGAGCGGGAGAGCTGGTTCTATGCGAACGCCCCGGACGCATTGAAGCAATTCATTCCAAAGTATTTAG GTGAGACTTACGTAAGCTGCGAAGTGAAGGATTCACGGAAGTGCCTCATGGCGACCGTGCCGCGCGCGCTGATAAAAAACGACGACATGTCCCGCTACGAAAACGCGGGCACGTGCGACTTCCTGGTTGCCAAGCGACGGAAGAAGCAGCCGAAAAGCGACGTACTGACGAATGATTG TATACTCCAAGAGACTCCGAAACTCCGCTCATGGAGTAGCACGTGCGTTGAAAGACAGATCAGTCGCTATGGATTCTGGGCCAACAACCAGCCTCAAC GTTTTATCATGCTTGAAAATCTCGTCTGGGACTGCGTCAAGCCGTGTCTTATGGATCTAAAAATGGGCAAACGACAATTCAGCGAAAATGAAAGCGAGGAAAAGCGGATGTTGAAAGAGCGCAGGTGCACGGAAACCACTTCCGCCTCGCTGGGTTTTCGAATCTGCGGGAGTCAG AGTTATCGGATCCAAACATCCACCTACACTTTCCATGACAAGTACTACGGGCGTTCACTTAACGAGCTTGGCACAAAAGAGGAGCTACGTCATTTCTTTCACAACGGCCTCTTTCTGCGATGTGACGTCATAGAAAAAATTATTGAGAAAATTGTGTCACTCGAACGTGTTCTTAATAAGGAAAAACATTTCCATCTGCATTCCACATCGTTGCTGCTGTTATATGACGGGCATGTTGCTGATGACGTCATCAGTGTCGCTAGCAATCACGTCATTAAAAAGAAAGATGTGACGGATGTGATTCGGAAAGTAGATGACAATAATATTTCTATTAGCTCATTATCCTACGGTCTTTCGACTCCGTCAGTGTGTTCGAACGAAAATACAAATAGTGATGTACGAAATAAAGCGCTGACGTTAAATCCAATCATTGACGTTAAAATATCGTCAAGCGTCTCGCCAAAACGCGAGTCATGTTTCGACCACTGTGATATCTCTGACAGTGGAACGGTCGGCAAAGAGCATCGCGCTTTTTCTCACGTCGAGTCCCTGTCCGTGGAAAAATGCATCGTCGACGTCCTACGAAGTGAAAATAATCACGTAGAAAACGCGCCGGTGCAAACTCCAAACATGTCGAGACGGAATGTAGAAAGCATAGAAATTCCTTCAGAAATTAACACGATTGTCACAAAGACATTACATTCGGATCACGTGACACATGCTAGTAAACAGCGAGTGTTCACTTCCAATGCTGAGCAACAATGTAGGGTCGATATGAGGTTAATAGACTTCGCTAATGCTAGTGATAAAACGTCCGACATGGAGAATGGAGAGAATCGACCGATTCTGTTTGGATTAGGAAACCTTAAGGCTATTCTCAATGAAATTCTCAAAGAAGAGATCCATAATCAGTAA
- the LOC127854870 gene encoding uncharacterized protein LOC127854870 isoform X2, whose translation MTSQRDRATLNLKSNMEARFRIRHLIMSGHLETESGDLTAGDHRQPRALNVCRSDVGDDGIDKSRILKTIVCGQVNKETAAEPRPIRSISGFPGKDDVTIELRPFKHQVGGHTCVLEIGQTTICKPYVERESWFYANAPDALKQFIPKYLGETYVSCEVKDSRKCLMATVPRALIKNDDMSRYENAGTCDFLVAKRRKKQPKSDVLTNDCILQETPKLRSWSSTCVERQISRYGFWANNQPQRFIMLENLVWDCVKPCLMDLKMGKRQFSENESEEKRMLKERRCTETTSASLGFRICGSQSYRIQTSTYTFHDKYYGRSLNELGTKEELRHFFHNGLFLRCDVIEKIIEKIVSLERVLNKEKHFHLHSTSLLLLYDGHVADDVISVASNHVIKKKDVTDVIRKVDDNNISISSLSYGLSTPSVCSNENTNSDVRNKALTLNPIIDVKISSSVSPKRESCFDHCDISDSGTVGKEHRAFSHVESLSVEKCIVDVLRSENNHVENAPVQTPNMSRRNVESIEIPSEINTIVTKTLHSDHVTHASKQRVFTSNAEQQCRVDMRLIDFANASDKTSDMENGENRPILFGLGNLKAILNEILKEEIHNQ comes from the exons CACTTAATCATGTCGGGACATCTGGAGACGGAATCAGGTGACCTCACTGCCGGCGATCACAGACAACCCAGAGCGCTGAACGTTTGCCGTTCTGACGTTGGTGACGACGGCATCGACAAGTCGCGAATTCTGAAGACGATTGTGTGCGGTCAAGTTAACAAAGAAACGGCAGCGGAACCTCGTCCAATCAGGTCGATTTCCGGTTTCCCGGGTAAAGATGACGTTACGATTGAACTTCGACCTTTCAAGCACCAAGTTGGAGGTCACACGTGCGTTCTGGAGATTGGGCAGACGACAATCTGTAAACCGTACGTCGAGCGGGAGAGCTGGTTCTATGCGAACGCCCCGGACGCATTGAAGCAATTCATTCCAAAGTATTTAG GTGAGACTTACGTAAGCTGCGAAGTGAAGGATTCACGGAAGTGCCTCATGGCGACCGTGCCGCGCGCGCTGATAAAAAACGACGACATGTCCCGCTACGAAAACGCGGGCACGTGCGACTTCCTGGTTGCCAAGCGACGGAAGAAGCAGCCGAAAAGCGACGTACTGACGAATGATTG TATACTCCAAGAGACTCCGAAACTCCGCTCATGGAGTAGCACGTGCGTTGAAAGACAGATCAGTCGCTATGGATTCTGGGCCAACAACCAGCCTCAAC GTTTTATCATGCTTGAAAATCTCGTCTGGGACTGCGTCAAGCCGTGTCTTATGGATCTAAAAATGGGCAAACGACAATTCAGCGAAAATGAAAGCGAGGAAAAGCGGATGTTGAAAGAGCGCAGGTGCACGGAAACCACTTCCGCCTCGCTGGGTTTTCGAATCTGCGGGAGTCAG AGTTATCGGATCCAAACATCCACCTACACTTTCCATGACAAGTACTACGGGCGTTCACTTAACGAGCTTGGCACAAAAGAGGAGCTACGTCATTTCTTTCACAACGGCCTCTTTCTGCGATGTGACGTCATAGAAAAAATTATTGAGAAAATTGTGTCACTCGAACGTGTTCTTAATAAGGAAAAACATTTCCATCTGCATTCCACATCGTTGCTGCTGTTATATGACGGGCATGTTGCTGATGACGTCATCAGTGTCGCTAGCAATCACGTCATTAAAAAGAAAGATGTGACGGATGTGATTCGGAAAGTAGATGACAATAATATTTCTATTAGCTCATTATCCTACGGTCTTTCGACTCCGTCAGTGTGTTCGAACGAAAATACAAATAGTGATGTACGAAATAAAGCGCTGACGTTAAATCCAATCATTGACGTTAAAATATCGTCAAGCGTCTCGCCAAAACGCGAGTCATGTTTCGACCACTGTGATATCTCTGACAGTGGAACGGTCGGCAAAGAGCATCGCGCTTTTTCTCACGTCGAGTCCCTGTCCGTGGAAAAATGCATCGTCGACGTCCTACGAAGTGAAAATAATCACGTAGAAAACGCGCCGGTGCAAACTCCAAACATGTCGAGACGGAATGTAGAAAGCATAGAAATTCCTTCAGAAATTAACACGATTGTCACAAAGACATTACATTCGGATCACGTGACACATGCTAGTAAACAGCGAGTGTTCACTTCCAATGCTGAGCAACAATGTAGGGTCGATATGAGGTTAATAGACTTCGCTAATGCTAGTGATAAAACGTCCGACATGGAGAATGGAGAGAATCGACCGATTCTGTTTGGATTAGGAAACCTTAAGGCTATTCTCAATGAAATTCTCAAAGAAGAGATCCATAATCAGTAA